A stretch of Vicinamibacterales bacterium DNA encodes these proteins:
- a CDS encoding DUF5995 family protein — protein sequence MALEDILDRAPVESVEDAIAVMKAIDRELPDTDGVKWFNRLYLRVTEEVDGALGGTGFADPAFIATLDVTFANLYFEALVSGLAGAEAAPSAWRPLLRARHSEGIARIQFALAGMNAHINRDLPDGIVRSFAAMGGTPLTDRIREHDFTSVNDLLADVEAKVKVEFAVGPLGVLDRLGGPLDDAVAMWNVRAARSTAWTNAQVLTGLGPLPFLRDRFFERLDSLVGMSGRGLLVRLDRIR from the coding sequence ATGGCGCTCGAGGACATTCTCGACCGCGCCCCTGTCGAGTCCGTCGAGGACGCGATCGCCGTCATGAAGGCGATCGACCGCGAACTGCCCGATACCGACGGCGTGAAGTGGTTCAACCGTCTGTACCTGCGCGTGACGGAGGAAGTCGACGGCGCACTCGGCGGCACCGGCTTCGCGGACCCTGCATTCATCGCCACCCTCGACGTCACGTTCGCCAATCTCTATTTCGAGGCGCTCGTGTCCGGCCTCGCCGGTGCGGAGGCGGCGCCGTCGGCCTGGCGTCCGCTGCTGCGCGCACGGCACTCGGAGGGGATCGCCCGCATTCAGTTCGCGCTGGCCGGCATGAACGCCCACATCAACCGCGACCTCCCCGACGGCATCGTCCGTTCGTTCGCCGCGATGGGCGGCACCCCGCTGACCGATCGGATCCGCGAACACGACTTCACGAGCGTGAACGATCTGCTGGCGGACGTCGAAGCGAAGGTCAAGGTCGAGTTCGCCGTCGGTCCGCTCGGCGTCCTCGATCGGCTGGGTGGACCGCTGGACGACGCGGTGGCGATGTGGAACGTGCGCGCGGCCCGGTCCACGGCGTGGACGAATGCGCAGGTCCTGACGGGACTGGGTCCCCTGCCGTTCCTGCGCGATCGGTTTTTCGAGCGGCTCGACAGCCTGGTCGGGATGTCGGGCCGCGGGTTGTTGGTGAGGCTCGATCGGATTAGGTAG